One region of Pelotomaculum isophthalicicum JI genomic DNA includes:
- the larC gene encoding nickel pincer cofactor biosynthesis protein LarC — protein sequence MKVLYFDCFSGISGDMTLGALIDLGIDVKLFKDELQKLNLTGYEITIQKKVKHGIAGTDVEINTYDDHAHKARNLRDIEMLIESSGLSENVKCFSGKVFLEIARAEAKVHNMSIDEVHFHEVGAVDSIVDIVGASICLDLLGAQKVFSSPLHEGQGFIECRHGRLPVPVPAVMEMLAGSKIPIPIISENINTELVTPTGMGIIKCLASGFGNMPAMIINKVGYGMGKRETGRLNAIRIVMGTFFEDTGDMEEVVVLETNIDDMSPEIIGYMAERLLASGALDVFHTPIYMKKNRPAAMVTVLARKEDEQKLADIVLKESSTLGIRRSIVARYRMDREIINVNTNLGAVRVKVASKGNIKKIAPEYEDCKEIAIRAGLPLQEVLQMVLKKSKEQLV from the coding sequence ATGAAAGTACTGTATTTTGATTGTTTCTCGGGGATAAGCGGTGACATGACTCTTGGGGCGCTGATTGATCTCGGCATTGATGTTAAGCTTTTTAAAGATGAGTTGCAAAAATTAAACCTTACCGGTTATGAAATAACAATTCAGAAAAAGGTAAAGCACGGTATCGCCGGAACTGATGTAGAGATCAATACTTATGACGACCATGCCCATAAAGCGCGCAATCTGCGGGATATTGAAATGCTGATCGAGTCAAGCGGGCTGAGCGAGAATGTTAAGTGTTTCAGCGGGAAAGTTTTTCTGGAAATTGCCAGGGCTGAGGCAAAAGTACATAATATGAGTATTGATGAAGTTCATTTCCATGAAGTAGGCGCCGTCGATTCCATTGTGGACATTGTCGGCGCGTCGATATGTCTTGACTTGCTTGGAGCGCAAAAGGTATTTTCATCCCCGTTGCATGAAGGACAGGGGTTTATTGAATGCCGGCATGGAAGGCTTCCCGTACCGGTGCCCGCCGTCATGGAAATGCTTGCCGGGAGTAAAATTCCCATCCCAATCATATCGGAAAACATAAATACAGAACTTGTCACACCTACCGGGATGGGCATTATTAAATGCCTCGCGTCTGGTTTTGGGAACATGCCGGCAATGATTATCAATAAAGTCGGTTATGGCATGGGAAAAAGAGAAACGGGCAGGCTGAATGCGATAAGGATTGTTATGGGAACGTTTTTTGAAGATACCGGTGATATGGAGGAAGTCGTGGTTCTGGAGACCAATATAGACGACATGAGTCCGGAAATCATCGGGTATATGGCGGAACGCCTGCTCGCGAGCGGGGCGCTTGATGTCTTCCATACCCCTATCTATATGAAAAAAAACAGGCCGGCGGCAATGGTGACTGTCTTGGCAAGAAAAGAAGATGAACAAAAACTGGCGGATATTGTGTTAAAGGAAAGTTCAACCCTTGGTATCCGCAGAAGTATTGTTGCAAGGTATCGCATGGACAGGGAAATTATAAACGTTAACACGAATCTTGGGGCGGTAAGAGTGAAAGTGGCATCAAAAGGAAACATAAAGAAAATCGCGCCGGAGTACGAAGATTGCAAAGAAATAGCAATAAGAGCGGGACTGCCGCTCCAGGAAGTTTTGCAAATGGTATTAAAAAAATCAAAGGAGCAGTTAGTTTAG
- a CDS encoding fibronectin type III domain-containing protein: MVRGGGQCCCNRLRIVVITINSVTLSWSGATDNVSVTGYRLYKNGVKIADIPAGTYSYTVSGLTKNASYTFSIEAGDAAGNWSNSGPTARVKTKKTP; encoded by the coding sequence CTGGTCCGGGGCGGCGGACAATGTTGCTGTAACCGGTTACGAATTGTAGTTATTACTATAAACAGTGTAACTCTGAGTTGGTCGGGAGCGACGGACAACGTATCGGTGACCGGCTACAGATTGTATAAGAACGGGGTAAAGATTGCCGACATACCGGCGGGCACATATAGTTATACCGTTTCCGGCTTGACAAAAAACGCATCGTATACATTCAGTATTGAAGCGGGTGACGCAGCTGGTAACTGGAGCAATAGCGGGCCAACTGCAAGAGTAAAAACAAAAAAGACACCCTAG
- a CDS encoding S-layer homology domain-containing protein, with product MVRFPTRGEKQYKFVFCAFLLVLGVFAFGLKPAIAVETSIQQMGEPAVQAVKTDFRDLDNDKQLLPSVHYLAAKGIINGFPDGTFRPADSLTRAEAAKILVLTKGLPEQSGGQPVFSDVPTGHWAFGTIQAAEKAGLLYGYEDGTSKPEEPVTRAEAIALLLRISGGTLTYKNVDIADNVTGLTPGTSYSFTIEARDAAGNLSSDGPAIEVTTTSLPDTQAPVWAIGGALLPSNITENGLTLNWFGATDNALVTGYELYKDGVQFDSVSGSTYSYTVAGLAPDTSYEFSVKALDGAGNRSSELTTTVTTAKTSDNQAPTWADGVITSSNITSNSVTLTWSGAADNVAVTGYEL from the coding sequence ATGGTTCGTTTTCCGACGCGGGGGGAAAAACAATATAAGTTTGTGTTTTGTGCCTTTCTCTTAGTTTTAGGTGTTTTTGCCTTTGGTCTAAAACCGGCAATTGCGGTTGAGACTTCAATACAGCAAATGGGAGAGCCCGCTGTCCAAGCGGTAAAAACCGACTTTAGAGACTTGGATAACGACAAACAGCTGCTTCCCTCTGTCCATTACCTTGCCGCAAAAGGCATTATCAACGGATTCCCTGACGGCACCTTCCGGCCGGCGGACAGCCTCACCCGCGCTGAGGCTGCAAAAATCTTAGTCTTAACGAAAGGACTGCCAGAGCAGTCTGGCGGACAACCTGTTTTCAGTGACGTGCCGACCGGCCACTGGGCTTTTGGGACAATTCAAGCGGCGGAAAAAGCCGGCTTGCTTTATGGTTATGAGGACGGAACATCTAAACCTGAAGAACCCGTCACTCGCGCAGAGGCAATCGCTTTGCTACTCAGAATTTCCGGGGGAACCCTTACTTATAAGAACGTTGATATTGCCGATAATGTTACCGGCCTAACGCCTGGGACAAGTTACAGCTTCACCATAGAGGCACGCGACGCGGCAGGCAATTTGAGCAGCGATGGGCCGGCTATAGAAGTTACAACGACTTCGCTGCCGGATACCCAAGCGCCTGTATGGGCAATCGGGGGCGCGCTCTTGCCTTCGAATATCACGGAGAACGGGTTGACCCTGAACTGGTTCGGTGCGACAGACAATGCGCTGGTTACCGGCTATGAGTTGTATAAAGACGGTGTCCAATTTGACAGCGTGTCAGGGAGCACGTACAGCTACACAGTTGCAGGTCTGGCGCCGGACACCTCTTACGAGTTCAGCGTCAAAGCGCTTGACGGGGCAGGCAACCGGAGCAGCGAGTTGACAACAACAGTAACGACGGCGAAAACGTCGGACAACCAGGCGCCAACATGGGCCGACGGCGTGATAACGTCATCGAATATCACCTCTAACAGCGTAACCCTGACCTGGTCCGGGGCGGCGGACAATGTTGCTGTAACCGGTTACGAATTGTAG
- a CDS encoding Mrp/NBP35 family ATP-binding protein → MQQNNDEVEKNGGCGHGGCGHEGKSGIQKLPVNELSHIENVIAVMSGKGGVGKSSVTSLLACEAKKKGYSVGVLDADITGPSLPKMFGVKGMAKSTGFALLPLDTDKGIKVMSLNLLTHNEDDPVIWRGPVIAGTVKQFWTDVAWGDLDYLFVDLPPGTGDVPLTVMQSLPLNGLIVVSSPQDLAVMIVSKAIKMAQYMNIPILGLVENMSRAVCPHCGEEFELFGPSRGKEISEKFEVPFIGGLPIDPHLSNLCDQGKIEEYNSNLFKNLIPEKVVQ, encoded by the coding sequence ATGCAGCAAAATAATGATGAAGTTGAAAAAAACGGCGGATGCGGTCATGGCGGATGTGGTCATGAAGGCAAAAGCGGCATTCAGAAATTGCCTGTAAACGAATTAAGCCATATTGAGAATGTTATTGCTGTAATGAGTGGAAAAGGTGGTGTGGGAAAATCTTCAGTGACATCTCTACTTGCCTGTGAGGCTAAAAAAAAGGGCTATTCGGTAGGAGTGCTGGACGCGGACATCACCGGTCCAAGCCTGCCGAAGATGTTTGGCGTTAAGGGTATGGCGAAAAGCACCGGCTTCGCGCTGTTACCTTTAGATACCGATAAAGGTATAAAAGTCATGTCACTAAACTTATTGACCCACAATGAAGATGACCCGGTTATTTGGCGAGGGCCGGTAATTGCCGGTACGGTCAAGCAGTTTTGGACTGATGTCGCCTGGGGTGACCTTGATTACCTTTTTGTCGATTTGCCGCCTGGCACTGGTGATGTGCCTTTGACTGTAATGCAATCCCTGCCTCTCAACGGGCTTATCGTTGTATCTTCACCACAAGACCTTGCCGTAATGATTGTGAGCAAGGCAATTAAGATGGCCCAATACATGAATATTCCCATTCTTGGTCTGGTTGAAAATATGAGTCGTGCCGTTTGCCCTCATTGCGGCGAAGAATTTGAGCTGTTTGGCCCTAGCCGGGGCAAAGAAATATCTGAAAAATTCGAGGTTCCGTTTATCGGTGGTTTGCCTATTGACCCGCACCTTTCAAATCTTTGCGATCAAGGCAAGATTGAAGAATATAACAGTAATCTTTTTAAAAATCTAATCCCTGAAAAGGTAGTTCAATAG
- a CDS encoding MerR family transcriptional regulator: MSTWDDDKPMLNIGVVAQLLEVHPETLRIWEKNNLIHPARKNKQRLYSNNDLKRLKFIHNLINVKGLNIAGVQQVLAMYSCWKTKSCQDSQIRNKSQVVNKSKPCWKEEESYCIVIQDQADLCNNCKYYKNSYETTD, encoded by the coding sequence ATGTCCACCTGGGATGACGACAAGCCAATGTTAAACATTGGCGTAGTGGCACAATTACTTGAAGTTCACCCTGAAACACTCCGCATATGGGAAAAAAATAATCTAATTCATCCGGCAAGAAAAAATAAGCAGCGATTATATTCGAATAATGACCTTAAACGGTTGAAGTTTATCCATAACCTAATTAATGTAAAAGGGCTGAATATCGCGGGCGTGCAACAGGTTCTCGCCATGTACTCCTGCTGGAAAACAAAAAGTTGCCAAGATAGCCAAATCAGAAATAAGAGTCAGGTAGTTAATAAGTCCAAACCCTGCTGGAAGGAAGAGGAATCATATTGCATAGTAATTCAGGACCAAGCCGACCTTTGTAACAATTGCAAGTATTATAAAAATAGTTATGAAACCACTGATTAA
- a CDS encoding ATP-binding protein, protein MTKNYRKWFLAKVKRAIYDFGMIEDGDRIVVGFSGGKDSVTLLYSLYLLSRSIPVKFDLAAVFIKTGWPMDLPVLENFCRSLNVPFYIVETEIAKIVFEDRQDDNPCAICSHLRRGALHSKVLELGFNKVALGHHLDDVIETFFMSMIYTGQIRVFSPFTFLDRTGLTMIRPMVYLPAEEVVSFVKQEALPFIENPCPANGFTNREVVKKQIADLVKRFPDLKARFLTSLQTFDQRNLWPDVRSKSKKQDRKIRI, encoded by the coding sequence TTGACAAAAAATTATCGCAAATGGTTTTTAGCAAAAGTAAAACGGGCTATTTATGATTTCGGTATGATTGAAGACGGTGACCGGATAGTGGTGGGGTTTTCCGGAGGCAAAGACAGTGTAACCCTACTATATTCGCTTTACCTGCTCAGCCGTTCCATTCCGGTCAAATTCGACCTGGCAGCGGTTTTTATTAAAACCGGTTGGCCGATGGATTTACCTGTACTGGAGAACTTTTGCCGGTCTTTAAATGTGCCTTTTTATATAGTAGAAACGGAAATAGCAAAGATTGTCTTTGAGGACAGGCAGGATGACAACCCCTGTGCCATTTGCTCGCATCTGCGCCGCGGCGCTTTGCATAGCAAAGTCCTGGAACTCGGCTTTAACAAAGTTGCCCTTGGTCACCACCTGGACGACGTGATAGAAACATTTTTTATGAGTATGATTTATACCGGCCAGATTCGTGTCTTTTCTCCGTTTACATTTCTCGACCGCACCGGGCTTACCATGATTAGACCAATGGTATATCTTCCGGCAGAGGAGGTCGTTTCCTTTGTAAAACAGGAAGCGCTGCCTTTCATCGAAAACCCCTGCCCGGCTAACGGTTTTACCAATAGAGAAGTGGTAAAAAAGCAAATAGCCGACCTGGTTAAACGCTTCCCTGATTTAAAGGCGCGCTTTCTTACTTCACTACAGACGTTCGATCAACGCAATTTATGGCCTGACGTTCGTTCCAAGAGTAAAAAGCAAGATCGAAAAATTCGAATATAA